GTATTCGCGAGCGAAAGGAACACCCTGTGCCACGCACTGGTCGATAATAGAATTTGACACTTCAGCCAGACGATAAACGTTTGCTTCGCGGGCACGGTAGTCACCACCTTTAATTGTATCGTAGAACAGACGGTAAACCGAGTCACCATCATTCTGATAATTCTTTGCAGCATTGATACCACCCTGTGCAGCGATAGAGTGTGCACGACGGGGAGAATCCTGGATACAGAAATTCAATACATTGAATCCCATTTCAGCCAGAGAGGCAGCAGCAGAAGCACCGGCCAGACCAGTACCAACTACAATTACGTCCAGGCGACGTTTGTTTGCGGGATTCACCAGTTTCTGATGATCTTTATAATTTTTCCACTTCTCAGCCAACGGGCCCTGAGGGATTTTAGAATCTATCTGAGTCATAATGATTTATTTTCAATTGTTACACCTTAAATTAATGTCCTGCACAAACAGCTACATAATCACCGCCTACACCATTCAGGTAGAATACGATAGTAATAATAGCAAAGATCACGCAAATAGCAGTTGCTACGATCTTTGAAATGCAGATCCAACGGTTCATCCAGATTGTGTTGTTCCAACCGATTGTCTGGATAGCGCTCCAGAATCCGTGAGTCAGGTGGAACCACAAAGCTACATACCATACCAGGTAAAGAACTGTGTTCAGGATATTATCCTGGAAGTAGTAGTTGATAAACGCTGCACCGTCCTGAGGAGATACGGTAGTCGTTCCATCGCAAAGAGTTACTGTGTGATTGCCCAGAAGTTCAGCGAACATCATCTTATACCAGAACTGGCTGAAGTGCAACACCAGGAACAGGACAATAATAATACCCAGTACCAGCATGTTCTGAGATGCCCATTCTACCCCTTTCGGACGAGCGTTGATTGCATAACGGTCGTTACCGCGAGCCTTACGGTTCTGGAGTGTAAGAAGAACTGCATACACAAAGTGAATCACAACGCCTGCTGCCAACACCAATGTTGCTGCAACGGCATACCAATTAGCTCCCAACAATGAGCAAATCATGTTATAGGCTTCTCCCGAGAAAGCAGCCGCCACATTCATTGACAAGTGGAACAATAAGAACAAAACAAGAAAAAGCCCTGTAATACTCATTATCAGCTTTTTCCCGATAGAAGAATTAAGTAACCACATAAGATAATAATTTAAGTTATTTAATTGTTTTTAAAGATTCGTTTCAACTAGCTTAATTGTCACGCAAAGGTATGCTAAATACACGTATCACGCAAACGATTAAAGAAATATTTCGCCAATTCAAGCCATACATATCGGGAGTAGTAAAACACGGCATTTAATCAAGACAGAATTTAACTAAAATGTAATCTGTGCGCACCTGCTTTTTCATATCTTCGTAAAATAATTAGAAGATTGCATGTTACAACGTAAAACACTAAGCATCTTATTGATAATGCTTATAACATCAGCTGTTCACGCCCTGCAGAAAGACAGTTTGATATTCATAAATTCGGAGAATGAGTTTGAAACCGCTTACAACAAAATATCAGAGAATAAAGTATACCGAATGCTGTGCGTCCCGGTACCTCTTTTCGCCATATCGGCCATCACTTATGACCAGGGAGATAAGTTCCGGACACTGCGTAACACACATGTTCCCAATTTCCATTACAGATATGACGACTTCCTGCAATATGCCCCGCTGGCAGCCGTAATCGGGTTGAAACTGGGAGGTGTGGAAAGTCGCAGCTCATGGCCTCGCCTGCTTGTGTCGGATATATTAGCCGCCGGTATCATGGCAACGGCTGTCAACAGCATGAAATACACGATCAAACGGGAACGGCCGGACGGCTCGAAAAACAACTCATTTCCTTCGGGACATACGGCCACCGCTTTCATGGCGGCTACGATCATGCACCGGGAGTATGGGCTGACACGCAGTCCTTTATATAGTATAGGCGGATACACGGTCGCGACTGCCACCGCTTTCAGCCGTCAACTGAACAACCGGCATTGGTTGAGTGATGTACTGGCAGGAGCAGGTATCGGTGTCCTGTCCGCCGAACTGGGCTATTTCCTTGCCGACCTTATTTTCAAGGATAAGGGGCTGAACCTCCCGAATAAGCTACGGGAATCTGCCCCCAAAGGAGGGAGACCGTCTTTTCTTGAGTTCTCCGTCGGATACAGCATCATTAACGGGAGCATCGAGATCGGCAAGAACATACGGTTGAGTTCGCCGGGAGCAACCAATATGAGTGTGAAAGGCGGTTATTTCTTCAATCCCTATTTCGGTGTGGGAGGTGAAATTACGGCACTGGCAAGCCCGATGGCTTTTGACATGTCGTTATACACCGGAACAACCCCTTCAGCCAAATATGATATTGCACGTGTCCATGCAGACCCTACCGGTATCTTTTCTTTCACGACAGGACCTTACTTTTCCTTACCGGTAG
This is a stretch of genomic DNA from Parabacteroides chongii. It encodes these proteins:
- a CDS encoding succinate dehydrogenase/fumarate reductase cytochrome b subunit → MWLLNSSIGKKLIMSITGLFLVLFLLFHLSMNVAAAFSGEAYNMICSLLGANWYAVAATLVLAAGVVIHFVYAVLLTLQNRKARGNDRYAINARPKGVEWASQNMLVLGIIIVLFLVLHFSQFWYKMMFAELLGNHTVTLCDGTTTVSPQDGAAFINYYFQDNILNTVLYLVWYVALWFHLTHGFWSAIQTIGWNNTIWMNRWICISKIVATAICVIFAIITIVFYLNGVGGDYVAVCAGH
- a CDS encoding phosphatase PAP2 family protein → MLITSAVHALQKDSLIFINSENEFETAYNKISENKVYRMLCVPVPLFAISAITYDQGDKFRTLRNTHVPNFHYRYDDFLQYAPLAAVIGLKLGGVESRSSWPRLLVSDILAAGIMATAVNSMKYTIKRERPDGSKNNSFPSGHTATAFMAATIMHREYGLTRSPLYSIGGYTVATATAFSRQLNNRHWLSDVLAGAGIGVLSAELGYFLADLIFKDKGLNLPNKLRESAPKGGRPSFLEFSVGYSIINGSIEIGKNIRLSSPGATNMSVKGGYFFNPYFGVGGEITALASPMAFDMSLYTGTTPSAKYDIARVHADPTGIFSFTTGPYFSLPVAGKLLLGTKFQAGYSHLVKNEVEMDFVEKKAPYTTLNNVVFMKGGNSSNYILRTGLSAIGIVNRNLGIRMFVDYDYTFLKAPYQLLTSLADEKPIYGESHLSKHKMHYFTIGATVTALFW